One genomic segment of Burkholderia pyrrocinia includes these proteins:
- a CDS encoding ABC transporter permease encodes MSSSTPVSSSAAWTTDPACAPSPSPWRRTWQRFRAQPLGYASFVIFAALFALSLCADGLSNDRPLLVRYDGHYYFPIVKDYPETAFGGDFPAKTNYLDPYMRAKLESHGNFAVYPPNRYRYDTIDYFASQPYPAPPSSSNWLGTDQFGRDVLARLLYGFRLSVLMAFALTVSGVLVGVLTGALQGFYGGRTDLIGQRLIEIWSALPDLYLLIIFASIFTPSLWLLFILLSMFGWLVLSDYVRAEFLRNRTLDYVKAARTMGLTNAQIMWRHVLPNSLTPVITFLPFRMSAAILSLTSLDFLGLGVQPPTPSLGELLQEGKNNLDAWWISISAFAALVVTLLLLTFMGDALRNALDTRARGSAFGGGR; translated from the coding sequence ATGTCCTCGTCGACCCCCGTATCCAGTTCAGCCGCCTGGACCACTGATCCCGCGTGCGCGCCGTCGCCGTCGCCATGGCGGCGCACGTGGCAGCGTTTTCGCGCGCAGCCGCTCGGCTATGCAAGCTTCGTGATCTTCGCGGCGCTGTTCGCGCTCAGCCTGTGTGCCGACGGCCTGTCGAACGACCGGCCGCTGCTCGTGCGCTACGACGGGCACTATTATTTTCCGATCGTGAAGGACTATCCGGAGACCGCGTTCGGCGGCGACTTCCCCGCGAAGACGAACTATCTCGATCCCTACATGCGCGCGAAGCTCGAGTCGCACGGCAATTTCGCGGTCTATCCGCCGAATCGCTACCGCTACGACACGATCGACTACTTCGCATCGCAGCCGTATCCGGCGCCGCCGTCGTCGAGCAACTGGCTCGGCACCGACCAGTTCGGGCGCGACGTGCTCGCGCGGCTGCTTTACGGGTTCCGGTTGTCTGTACTGATGGCGTTCGCGCTGACCGTGTCGGGGGTACTGGTCGGCGTACTGACGGGCGCGCTGCAGGGTTTCTACGGCGGCCGCACCGACCTGATCGGGCAGCGCCTGATCGAGATCTGGAGCGCGCTGCCGGACCTGTACCTGCTGATCATCTTCGCGTCGATCTTCACGCCGTCGCTGTGGCTGCTGTTCATCCTGCTGTCGATGTTCGGCTGGCTCGTGCTGTCCGATTACGTGCGCGCCGAATTCCTGCGCAACCGCACGCTCGATTACGTCAAAGCGGCGCGCACGATGGGGCTGACGAATGCGCAGATCATGTGGCGCCACGTGCTGCCGAACAGCCTCACGCCGGTGATCACGTTCTTGCCGTTCCGGATGAGCGCCGCGATCCTGTCGCTGACGAGCCTCGATTTCCTGGGCCTCGGCGTGCAGCCGCCGACGCCGAGCCTGGGCGAGCTGCTTCAGGAAGGCAAGAACAACCTCGACGCATGGTGGATCTCGATCTCCGCATTCGCGGCGCTGGTGGTGACGCTGCTGCTGCTGACCTTCATGGGCGACGCGCTGCGCAATGCGCTCGACACGCGCGCGCGCGGCTCGGCGTTCGGCGGGGGGCGATGA
- a CDS encoding microcin C ABC transporter permease YejB, with translation MLAYIFRRLLLMIPTLVGVVTITFAVTQFVPGGPVEQVLAQLRHGSARGGEAGGGGGGYHGSQGVDPQQIEQIRKQFSFDKPPLERYLLMLKSYATFDLGQSYFAHRSVWAVIRSKLPVSITLGLWTVILTYLVSVPLGIAKAVRNGSRFDTVTSVLVLTGYAVPGFVLGVLLLMLFGGGTFWQVFPMRGLTSDNFDDLTLIGKTLDYLWHIAMPVTAAVIGNFAIVTILTKNTFLEEIGRQYVLTARAKGAPELDVLWKHVLRNAAIPLLTGLPAAFVGAFLNGNLLIETLFSLDGMGQLSYDSVIRRDYPVVLGSLFLFTLIGLLTKLIADICYVLVDPRIQFSRLDH, from the coding sequence ATGCTGGCATACATATTCAGGCGGCTGCTGTTGATGATCCCGACGCTGGTCGGGGTGGTGACGATCACGTTCGCGGTCACGCAGTTCGTGCCGGGCGGCCCGGTGGAGCAGGTGCTCGCACAGTTGCGTCACGGCAGCGCACGCGGGGGCGAGGCGGGCGGAGGCGGGGGCGGCTACCACGGCAGCCAGGGCGTCGATCCGCAGCAGATCGAGCAGATCCGCAAGCAGTTCAGCTTCGACAAGCCGCCGCTCGAACGCTATCTGCTGATGCTGAAAAGCTATGCGACGTTCGACCTCGGCCAGTCGTACTTCGCGCACCGCAGCGTGTGGGCGGTGATCCGGTCGAAGCTGCCGGTGTCGATCACGCTCGGGCTGTGGACGGTGATCCTCACGTATCTCGTGTCGGTGCCGCTCGGCATCGCGAAGGCGGTGCGCAACGGCTCGCGGTTCGACACCGTGACGAGCGTGCTGGTGCTGACCGGCTACGCGGTGCCGGGTTTCGTGCTCGGCGTGCTGCTGCTGATGCTGTTCGGCGGCGGCACGTTCTGGCAGGTGTTTCCGATGCGCGGGCTCACGTCGGACAACTTCGACGACCTGACGCTGATCGGCAAGACGCTCGACTATCTGTGGCACATCGCGATGCCGGTGACCGCGGCGGTGATCGGCAATTTCGCGATCGTCACGATCCTGACGAAGAACACGTTTCTCGAGGAAATCGGCCGGCAGTATGTGCTGACCGCGCGCGCGAAAGGGGCGCCGGAGCTCGACGTGCTGTGGAAGCATGTGCTGCGCAATGCGGCGATCCCGCTGCTCACCGGGCTGCCGGCGGCATTCGTCGGCGCGTTCCTGAACGGCAACCTGCTGATCGAGACGCTGTTCTCGCTCGACGGGATGGGGCAACTGTCGTACGACTCGGTGATCCGCCGCGACTATCCGGTCGTGCTCGGCTCGCTGTTCCTGTTCACCCTGATCGGTCTGCTGACCAAGCTCATCGCGGATATCTGCTATGTCCTCGTCGACCCCCGTATCCAGTTCAGCCGCCTGGACCACTGA